From the Candidatus Hydrogenedentota bacterium genome, one window contains:
- a CDS encoding Gfo/Idh/MocA family oxidoreductase → MRKSPARISRRRALGTMAAVSAPFIVPSTVFGAAAPSNRITVGMIGMGRQALYANLKPFLMSEHTVVVAVCDVDAWRLENAKRDVDQHYGNVDCFACRDWREVIARDDIDAVMVSTPDHWHVPIALAAVRRGKHVSCEKPLTLSIAEGRVLADAVKKQGVVFRTDSECRSNAWMHRAAELVVNGYIGKLRHIEATVPAGDVAGGNPAPMPVPEELDYPMWLGPAPDKPYTVDRVHKPRSYDRGGWMRCRDTCEGMITNWGTHLLDIVQWVHGSERTGPVEVEATGQFPAPDSGLWNVLLQFQAQFRYADGVTVAYGTSEAPYVKFVGDEGWIQSTWFPGGRHKEGLTASTESLLNTALKEGEIRLPRREDKEDFIYGIRTREPVMADAEIGHRTCSMGQIAHIAIQRGCKLAWEPDSERFADDETANALLVRPMRGDWMNP, encoded by the coding sequence ATGCGCAAGTCACCCGCACGGATTTCGCGCAGGCGTGCGCTGGGAACGATGGCGGCCGTATCGGCGCCGTTCATCGTGCCGTCAACCGTATTCGGCGCCGCCGCGCCGTCAAACCGTATCACGGTTGGCATGATCGGCATGGGGCGGCAGGCCCTGTACGCCAACCTGAAGCCCTTCCTTATGTCCGAGCACACGGTCGTTGTGGCGGTCTGCGATGTGGACGCGTGGCGGCTCGAAAACGCCAAGCGGGATGTCGACCAGCATTACGGTAATGTTGATTGCTTCGCCTGTCGCGATTGGCGGGAGGTCATTGCACGCGACGACATCGACGCGGTCATGGTCAGCACGCCCGACCACTGGCACGTGCCGATTGCCCTCGCCGCGGTACGCAGGGGCAAGCACGTGAGTTGCGAGAAACCGCTCACGCTTTCCATTGCGGAGGGGCGCGTCCTCGCCGATGCCGTCAAGAAACAGGGCGTCGTGTTTCGCACGGACAGCGAATGCCGGTCGAATGCCTGGATGCACCGGGCCGCGGAATTGGTCGTAAACGGCTACATCGGCAAGCTCCGGCATATCGAAGCGACCGTCCCGGCGGGCGACGTGGCGGGCGGCAACCCCGCGCCCATGCCCGTGCCCGAGGAGCTCGACTACCCGATGTGGCTTGGCCCCGCGCCGGACAAGCCCTATACGGTGGACCGCGTTCACAAGCCGCGCTCCTATGACCGGGGCGGCTGGATGCGCTGCCGCGATACGTGCGAGGGGATGATCACCAACTGGGGCACGCACCTGCTCGACATCGTCCAGTGGGTCCACGGCTCCGAACGCACCGGCCCCGTCGAAGTGGAAGCCACGGGCCAATTCCCCGCGCCGGATTCAGGCTTGTGGAATGTGCTTCTGCAATTCCAGGCGCAGTTCCGCTATGCGGACGGCGTCACCGTCGCATACGGCACCAGCGAGGCACCCTATGTGAAGTTCGTGGGCGACGAGGGCTGGATACAGAGCACGTGGTTCCCCGGAGGCCGTCACAAGGAAGGCCTGACTGCCAGTACGGAATCGCTGCTCAACACGGCGTTGAAGGAAGGCGAAATCCGTCTGCCCCGGCGCGAGGACAAGGAAGATTTCATTTATGGCATCCGCACGCGCGAACCGGTCATGGCCGACGCGGAGATCGGGCATCGCACCTGTTCCATGGGCCAGATCGCGCACATCGCCATCCAAAGGGGCTGCAAACTCGCGTGGGAACCCGATTCGGAGCGTTTCGCGGATGACGAGACGGCGAACGCGCTGCTGGTTCGCCCCATGCGCGGAGACTGGATGAATCCATGA
- a CDS encoding TIM barrel protein, whose amino-acid sequence MKHGVSLFVAACLLLAGGAHRCWGDDTANPFFAFKNCMETSGPPEEDAQAALLKEIGFDGFDNRDLNGIEAALDALDRHGLRLFTVYFTVRIDPGEIPYNPRLPEVLPLLRERGVVLWCNTHSKQFQPSDPAGDERAVPIFREIADLAAPHGVRVAPYPHINLWVESPEDTVRLADKVDRPNFGTSFNLFHWRALSERRQPLEDAVRRVAPRMMVMSINGNDGTTAVEGISPLQDAQIDEYYAVLKAFRDAGYRGPVGLQCYRVAGDPAEHLRQSMQVWRRLQQRLAQDAATPQRGWAP is encoded by the coding sequence ATGAAACACGGCGTGTCTCTATTCGTGGCGGCCTGCTTGCTGCTTGCAGGCGGTGCGCATCGATGCTGGGGCGACGACACTGCGAACCCGTTCTTCGCCTTCAAGAACTGCATGGAAACCTCGGGTCCGCCCGAGGAAGATGCGCAGGCCGCGCTTCTGAAAGAGATCGGCTTCGACGGCTTCGACAATCGCGATCTGAACGGCATTGAGGCGGCGCTCGACGCGCTCGACCGGCACGGTCTGAGACTTTTTACCGTCTATTTCACGGTGCGGATCGACCCTGGCGAGATACCCTACAATCCGCGCCTGCCGGAAGTATTGCCCCTCCTGCGGGAGCGCGGCGTTGTCTTGTGGTGCAACACGCACAGCAAGCAGTTCCAGCCCTCCGATCCTGCGGGGGACGAACGCGCCGTGCCGATCTTCCGCGAAATCGCGGACCTCGCCGCCCCGCATGGCGTGCGCGTGGCGCCCTACCCGCACATCAACCTCTGGGTCGAATCGCCCGAGGACACGGTGCGGCTCGCGGACAAGGTGGACCGCCCGAACTTCGGCACGTCGTTCAACCTGTTCCACTGGCGCGCGCTAAGCGAACGCCGGCAGCCGCTGGAGGACGCAGTGCGCCGCGTCGCCCCGCGCATGATGGTCATGTCCATCAACGGCAATGACGGCACCACCGCCGTCGAAGGCATCTCGCCGCTGCAGGACGCTCAGATCGACGAGTACTATGCCGTTCTGAAAGCGTTTCGCGACGCCGGGTATCGCGGCCCGGTTGGCCTGCAGTGCTACCGGGTTGCCGGCGATCCCGCTGAGCATCTGCGTCAGTCGATGCAAGTCTGGCGCAGGCTTCAGCAACGTCTCGCGCAGGACGCCGCAACGCCGCAACGCGGATGGGCTCCTTGA